The proteins below come from a single Parazoarcus communis genomic window:
- the pstS gene encoding phosphate ABC transporter substrate-binding protein PstS: MIRVSTKLVVVASTAALFSMGVQAAEITGAGASFPAPVYAKWADAYQKATGNKVNYQSIGSSGGVRQINAKTVDFGASDKPLTPEELAKGGLQQFPTVIGGVVPVINVEGIKPGDMTLTGQVLADIYQGKITKWNDKAIAALNPKLKLPEQDIGVVRRADGSGTTFIFTNYLSKVSSDWKEKIGEGSAVQWPVGLGGKGNEGVSAFVQRLPGSIGYVEYSYAKQNKLAHTLLQNKDGSVVGPTEEAFAAAAASADWSKAEFYEILTNEPGKASWPITGATFILMHKAQEKPAQAVEALKFFEWAFANGASMASELDYVPLPAETIKLIKTSWGMIKDTSGKTLYSGK; encoded by the coding sequence ATGATCCGCGTATCGACCAAGCTAGTTGTTGTTGCAAGCACTGCAGCCCTTTTCTCGATGGGCGTGCAGGCTGCCGAAATCACCGGCGCCGGTGCTTCCTTCCCCGCGCCGGTGTATGCAAAGTGGGCCGATGCCTACCAGAAAGCAACGGGCAACAAGGTTAACTACCAGTCGATCGGTTCCAGCGGCGGTGTTCGCCAGATCAACGCCAAGACGGTCGACTTCGGTGCGTCCGACAAGCCCCTGACGCCGGAAGAACTGGCCAAGGGTGGTCTGCAGCAGTTCCCGACGGTGATCGGTGGCGTAGTGCCCGTCATTAACGTCGAAGGCATCAAGCCGGGCGACATGACCCTGACCGGTCAGGTGCTTGCCGATATCTATCAGGGCAAGATCACCAAGTGGAACGACAAGGCGATTGCTGCGCTGAACCCCAAGCTCAAACTGCCGGAGCAGGATATCGGTGTGGTTCGCCGCGCTGACGGTTCGGGTACGACCTTCATCTTCACCAACTACCTGTCCAAGGTTTCGTCGGACTGGAAAGAAAAGATCGGCGAGGGTTCGGCTGTTCAGTGGCCGGTTGGTCTGGGTGGCAAGGGTAACGAAGGTGTGTCGGCCTTTGTTCAGCGCCTCCCGGGTTCTATCGGATACGTCGAGTATTCGTACGCAAAACAGAACAAGCTGGCTCACACCCTCCTGCAGAACAAGGACGGTTCGGTTGTTGGTCCTACGGAAGAAGCTTTCGCGGCAGCGGCGGCGAGCGCAGACTGGAGCAAGGCCGAGTTCTATGAGATCCTGACCAACGAGCCGGGCAAGGCTTCGTGGCCGATCACCGGTGCTACCTTCATCCTGATGCACAAGGCTCAAGAGAAGCCCGCTCAGGCTGTTGAAGCGCTGAAGTTTTTTGAGTGGGCCTTCGCGAACGGCGCCTCAATGGCTTCCGAGCTCGATTATGTTCCGCTGCCGGCTGAGACCATCAAGCTCATCAAGACGTCCTGGGGCATGATCAAGGATACGTCGGGCAAGACCCTGTATTCCGGTAAGTAA
- the pstC gene encoding phosphate ABC transporter permease PstC: protein MSTKEFKTSAWKKIGDRMFALAARSFAILTLILLAGIILSLIYESWPSIREFGIGFVFSTDWDPPMEKFGALIPVYGTLVTSAIALLIAVPVSFGIALFLTELSPLWLRRPLGTAIELLAAIPSIVYGMWGLLVFAPIFAKYVQPFLGATLGNVPVIGALFSGPPIGIGLLSAGIILAIMIIPYIASVMRDVFDVTPPMLKESAYGLGCTTWEVMWGVVLPYTKTGVIGGVMLGLGRALGETMAVTFVIGNTNFLNSPSLFDPGNSITSALANEFAEADPGLHTAALMELGLILFVITMIVLVISKLLLLRLAKGEGAKS from the coding sequence ATGTCCACGAAAGAATTCAAAACGTCAGCCTGGAAGAAAATTGGCGACCGCATGTTTGCACTGGCGGCGCGCTCTTTCGCCATCCTGACCCTGATTCTGCTCGCCGGGATCATCCTTTCGTTGATCTATGAATCCTGGCCAAGCATTCGCGAGTTCGGCATTGGCTTCGTGTTCTCGACGGACTGGGATCCGCCGATGGAGAAGTTCGGGGCGCTGATCCCGGTGTACGGCACCCTGGTCACATCCGCAATCGCACTTCTGATTGCGGTGCCGGTGAGCTTCGGAATCGCCCTGTTTCTGACCGAGCTCTCCCCGCTGTGGCTGCGCCGCCCGCTGGGGACAGCCATCGAGTTGCTGGCCGCCATTCCCAGCATTGTTTACGGCATGTGGGGTCTGCTGGTTTTTGCACCCATCTTTGCCAAGTACGTGCAACCGTTTCTCGGTGCAACACTCGGGAATGTTCCTGTCATCGGTGCGCTCTTCTCGGGGCCGCCGATCGGCATTGGCTTGCTGTCCGCAGGGATCATCCTTGCGATCATGATCATCCCGTATATCGCATCAGTCATGCGTGATGTGTTTGATGTGACTCCGCCGATGCTCAAGGAGTCCGCCTACGGCCTTGGTTGTACGACCTGGGAAGTAATGTGGGGTGTTGTGCTGCCTTACACCAAGACCGGCGTGATTGGCGGTGTGATGCTTGGTCTCGGGCGCGCGCTGGGCGAGACGATGGCCGTCACCTTTGTCATCGGTAATACAAACTTCCTCAACTCGCCGTCGCTGTTCGATCCGGGCAACAGTATTACTTCCGCGCTTGCAAACGAGTTCGCCGAGGCGGATCCCGGCCTGCACACCGCTGCGCTGATGGAACTGGGTCTGATTCTGTTCGTGATCACGATGATCGTGCTGGTGATCTCAAAACTGTTGCTGCTCCGTCTCGCCAAGGGCGAGGGCGCAAAGAGTTGA
- the pstA gene encoding phosphate ABC transporter permease PstA gives MNLLKRRKLVNAVALTLSLMAMMFGLVWLIWILLTVFKLGISGLSLTLFTEMTPPPGDDVGGLLNAIVGSLMMVGLATLLGTPIGILAGVYLAEYGRFTALGKATRFINDLLLSAPSIVIGLFVYAVVVAQTGKFSGWSGVIALALIVLPVVVRTTENMLQLIPDTLREAAFALGAPKSVVISKVTLRAARAGVMTGVLLAVARIAGETAPLLFTALSNQFWSMDMNGPVANLPVTIYKFAMSPFSNWQDLAWAGVFLITLGVLVLNIVARVFLRVEKIN, from the coding sequence ATGAATCTGCTGAAACGACGCAAGCTGGTCAACGCCGTCGCGCTCACACTGTCGCTGATGGCGATGATGTTCGGGTTGGTGTGGCTGATCTGGATTCTGCTTACCGTGTTCAAACTCGGTATCTCAGGCCTGTCGCTCACGCTCTTTACCGAAATGACACCGCCTCCCGGCGATGATGTCGGTGGTCTGCTGAACGCAATTGTGGGCAGCCTGATGATGGTTGGCCTGGCAACACTGCTGGGTACGCCGATCGGTATCCTGGCGGGCGTGTACCTGGCCGAGTATGGGCGTTTCACTGCGCTCGGCAAGGCAACCCGGTTCATTAACGACCTGTTGCTGTCTGCGCCGTCCATCGTGATCGGTCTTTTCGTGTATGCGGTCGTGGTGGCCCAGACCGGTAAGTTTTCGGGGTGGTCGGGCGTGATCGCGCTGGCCCTGATCGTGCTGCCTGTGGTCGTGCGCACGACGGAAAACATGCTGCAACTGATTCCGGACACGCTGCGCGAAGCGGCCTTTGCACTCGGCGCGCCGAAAAGCGTGGTGATCTCGAAGGTCACCTTGCGTGCGGCGCGTGCTGGTGTGATGACCGGGGTGTTGCTCGCAGTTGCACGAATCGCCGGTGAAACCGCACCGCTGTTGTTTACAGCCTTGTCAAACCAGTTCTGGTCGATGGACATGAACGGTCCGGTCGCCAACCTCCCGGTCACGATCTACAAGTTCGCCATGAGTCCGTTCTCCAACTGGCAGGATCTGGCGTGGGCCGGCGTATTCCTGATTACGCTGGGTGTGCTGGTGCTGAACATTGTTGCCCGCGTGTTCCTGCGGGTGGAAAAGATCAACTAA
- the pstB gene encoding phosphate ABC transporter ATP-binding protein PstB has protein sequence MEITDAQIEFKDFNFYYGKFHALKNINFKMARHKVTAFIGPSGCGKSTLLRTINRMYDLYPEQRAEGGLIFDGKNLLDSGIDVSVLRAKIGMVFQKPTPFPMSIYDNIAFGVKLHEKLSVSDMDDRVEWALRKAALWDEVKTKLHQSGMSLSGGQQQRLCIARGIAVKPQVILLDEPTSALDPISTSRIEELIGELKEEFTIVIVTHNMQQAARISDYTAYMYLGEMVEFGVTDELFLKPKKKETEDYITGRFG, from the coding sequence ATGGAAATCACCGACGCACAGATCGAGTTCAAGGATTTCAACTTTTACTACGGCAAGTTCCACGCCCTGAAGAACATCAACTTCAAGATGGCGCGCCACAAAGTCACGGCCTTCATCGGCCCATCGGGGTGTGGAAAGTCGACATTGCTGCGCACGATCAACAGGATGTACGACCTTTATCCGGAGCAGCGGGCAGAGGGCGGGCTGATCTTCGATGGCAAGAACCTGCTCGATTCCGGTATCGATGTCAGCGTGCTTCGCGCCAAGATCGGCATGGTGTTCCAGAAGCCGACCCCGTTTCCGATGTCGATCTACGACAACATTGCGTTCGGTGTGAAGCTGCACGAGAAACTGTCGGTGTCCGACATGGACGACCGGGTGGAGTGGGCGCTGCGCAAAGCCGCTCTGTGGGATGAGGTCAAGACCAAGTTGCACCAGAGCGGCATGAGCCTGTCGGGTGGGCAGCAGCAGCGTCTGTGCATTGCGCGCGGGATTGCGGTCAAGCCCCAGGTGATCCTGTTGGACGAGCCGACTTCGGCGCTCGATCCGATCTCGACGTCGCGTATCGAAGAACTGATCGGTGAACTGAAGGAAGAGTTCACTATCGTCATCGTGACCCACAACATGCAGCAGGCAGCACGGATCTCCGATTACACCGCCTACATGTATCTGGGCGAGATGGTTGAATTCGGCGTGACGGACGAGCTCTTCCTGAAGCCGAAGAAGAAGGAAACGGAGGACTACATCACCGGCCGTTTTGGCTGA
- a CDS encoding DUF2789 domain-containing protein, translating to MENPIHEFKDLFEQLGLPGDKASITSFIDSHRPLSHDVKLAEAPFWSDSQASFLREELLEDADWAEIVDRLDVALRAS from the coding sequence ATGGAAAACCCGATTCACGAATTCAAGGACTTGTTCGAACAACTGGGACTTCCGGGCGACAAGGCTTCGATCACATCCTTTATCGACAGCCACCGGCCGCTGTCTCACGACGTCAAGCTCGCCGAAGCGCCTTTCTGGAGTGATTCACAGGCAAGCTTCCTGCGCGAAGAGCTGCTGGAAGACGCCGACTGGGCGGAAATCGTGGATCGGCTCGACGTCGCACTCAGGGCTAGCTGA